In Microvirga lotononidis, a single genomic region encodes these proteins:
- a CDS encoding response regulator — protein sequence MLLIAGAKCFCHPAKWIPCPSQWKRAEDAGKPLVNLVRMAHAPDAISIVYDNQIGREAMTDILFSAGFIPELCQSADEFLKPSRLRSTSCLIADMQLPRVTGIDPCDHLVASGKAIPTILVTSRSGDDQRARALRTGASYYLSKPFSDSELLPCINSTPICQTARKRRT from the coding sequence GTGTTGCTGATCGCAGGTGCCAAATGCTTCTGCCACCCGGCCAAATGGATCCCATGTCCATCGCAGTGGAAACGTGCAGAAGATGCAGGGAAGCCGTTGGTGAATCTGGTACGGATGGCTCATGCACCCGATGCAATCTCCATCGTGTATGACAATCAAATAGGGCGCGAAGCGATGACGGACATCCTCTTTTCGGCGGGCTTCATCCCAGAACTGTGCCAGAGTGCAGATGAGTTCTTGAAACCCAGCCGCCTTCGGAGCACGTCCTGCTTGATCGCGGACATGCAGTTGCCCCGGGTGACAGGGATCGACCCGTGCGACCATCTGGTTGCATCCGGAAAGGCCATTCCCACCATTTTGGTCACAAGCCGATCCGGCGACGACCAGCGGGCGCGGGCGCTGCGAACCGGTGCGTCCTATTACCTGAGCAAGCCATTCAGTGACAGCGAGTTGCTTCCATGCATCAACTCCACTCCGATATGCCAGACAGCGCGGAAGAGGCGCACATGA
- a CDS encoding NodA family N-acyltransferase: MNIAISSATGVLLRRSQVRWRLAWENELQLSDHIDLSEFFRKTYGPTGAFNAKPFEGNRSWAGARPELRAIGYDSGGVAAHMGLLRRFIKVGAADLLVAELGLYAVRPDLEGLGISHAIRAMHPVLQDLGVPFGFGTVRHALQKHVARLGRHGLATIVSGVRVRSTHPDVYLNLQPTRVEDVLVVVLPIGRSISDWPTGTIIDRNGPGL, encoded by the coding sequence ATGAATATTGCCATATCCAGCGCTACGGGAGTTCTCTTACGGCGCTCTCAGGTGCGGTGGAGGCTGGCCTGGGAAAACGAGCTGCAACTCTCCGATCACATCGACCTGTCCGAGTTCTTTCGAAAGACCTACGGACCGACTGGGGCCTTTAATGCAAAACCATTCGAAGGCAATCGGAGCTGGGCTGGCGCGAGGCCTGAGCTCCGCGCAATCGGCTACGACTCGGGTGGTGTAGCAGCTCATATGGGCTTGCTGCGCCGCTTCATCAAGGTTGGCGCGGCCGACCTGCTAGTGGCTGAACTAGGATTGTACGCCGTCCGTCCAGATCTTGAGGGGCTCGGAATCAGCCATGCAATCCGCGCCATGCATCCAGTCCTGCAGGATCTGGGCGTCCCATTCGGCTTCGGCACGGTTCGGCACGCGCTGCAGAAGCATGTTGCAAGGCTGGGCCGGCACGGTCTGGCGACCATTGTGTCGGGGGTTCGCGTGCGGTCTACCCATCCAGACGTGTATCTAAACTTGCAGCCCACGCGCGTCGAGGACGTACTCGTCGTGGTTCTACCGATTGGACGCTCGATCAGCGATTGGCCGACAGGTACGATCATTGATCGGAACGGACCGGGGCTGTGA